In the Fibrobacter sp. genome, one interval contains:
- a CDS encoding NAD/NADP octopine/nopaline dehydrogenase family protein: protein MKIAIIGAGNSGCAQSIKLMQNGHQVNLIKTSHSLHDDNFDYLVKTGKISCLDTTDNNREFSLEPSLITRDLEKGLEGTEVVMILTQSLQHRDLASKIGPLLKDGQIVFLIPGNMGSTQFAKYTKGKHIIYVEGESTPYDARIIAPGKVEILFKNVRNAVSFLHKEDEKYLPVVTSLFGTHKFLRTNIIESTLHNPNMVVHTIGAIMSASRIEYAKGEFWMYRESFSPSIWNMIEKLDEEKKQVIRAYGGENAINYLDACKWRNEEDLSIDSLQVFRNYAATGGPKGPDSLNTRYIYEDVPMELCMLEKLAAYKGIATPIASALITIASALKSTDYRKTSYDISDIKDYI, encoded by the coding sequence ATGAAGATTGCAATTATTGGCGCAGGTAATTCCGGTTGCGCACAATCGATAAAATTAATGCAAAATGGCCATCAGGTAAATTTGATCAAGACGTCTCACAGTCTGCACGACGATAATTTCGATTACCTTGTAAAAACAGGAAAAATCAGTTGTCTCGATACAACCGACAACAATAGGGAATTCTCCCTTGAGCCAAGCCTAATCACAAGAGATTTAGAAAAAGGTCTTGAAGGCACCGAAGTCGTCATGATTTTAACACAGAGTCTGCAACATCGTGATTTGGCTTCCAAGATCGGGCCCTTACTTAAGGACGGTCAGATAGTATTCCTTATTCCCGGCAACATGGGGTCAACCCAATTCGCCAAATACACCAAAGGCAAGCACATCATTTACGTAGAAGGCGAATCAACGCCCTACGACGCCCGAATCATAGCCCCCGGCAAGGTCGAAATCCTTTTCAAGAACGTCCGAAACGCAGTTTCTTTCCTCCACAAGGAAGACGAGAAATATTTGCCCGTCGTGACATCCCTGTTCGGTACACACAAGTTCCTGAGAACAAACATCATCGAATCCACTCTGCACAACCCCAACATGGTAGTCCATACTATTGGCGCAATCATGTCTGCAAGCCGTATTGAGTACGCCAAGGGTGAATTCTGGATGTACCGTGAATCATTTTCACCTTCCATCTGGAACATGATTGAAAAGCTGGATGAAGAAAAGAAGCAAGTTATTCGAGCCTATGGCGGTGAAAACGCAATCAACTATCTTGACGCATGCAAATGGAGAAACGAAGAAGACCTTTCCATAGACAGCCTTCAGGTATTTAGGAACTATGCGGCAACAGGAGGTCCCAAGGGCCCGGACAGTCTGAACACACGCTACATCTACGAAGATGTTCCAATGGAATTGTGCATGTTGGAAAAACTTGCAGCCTACAAGGGTATCGCCACACCAATTGCGTCAGCATTAATCACCATAGCCTCCGCCTTGAAATCCACCGACTACAGGAAGACCAGCTACGACATTTCCGACATAAAGGATTACATTTAG
- a CDS encoding glycosyltransferase produces the protein MNDQPLVSILCAAFNQEKYIAQTIEGFLMQKVDFPVEIIIHDDASTDRTADIIRKYEKEYPNKIKGIYQTENQYSKKVPIWDTFIYPKATGKYFAECEGDDYWTDPNKLKMQVDFLESHEDYVAIGHNVRIVDDSGAPMTQDNPIWRKWFTTYTCMEDRDYTLQDFEKGIMFGHSCTRIFRSSIQKRQADPNRKEIKMSHTNGDVALSLRCFCTGKVRCCSLVAADHRKSISNDSWTSKTYKKNMTRRDILSLFEQEEFANSYGIFPDFTDQQYRHVRASFKLFLHTKSWKDFSIFIGNLRIIKHKFKFLKRLLKLGT, from the coding sequence ATGAATGATCAACCACTCGTTAGCATTCTTTGCGCGGCATTTAATCAAGAAAAATACATAGCTCAAACGATTGAAGGCTTTCTCATGCAGAAGGTCGATTTTCCCGTTGAAATCATCATACACGATGATGCGTCAACAGACAGGACAGCCGACATCATCCGCAAGTACGAGAAAGAATACCCGAACAAGATAAAAGGCATTTACCAAACAGAAAACCAATATTCAAAAAAGGTTCCAATTTGGGATACGTTCATCTACCCTAAGGCAACGGGAAAATACTTCGCCGAGTGCGAAGGCGACGATTACTGGACAGACCCCAACAAGCTGAAAATGCAAGTTGACTTTCTAGAAAGTCACGAAGACTATGTCGCAATTGGCCACAACGTACGCATCGTTGACGACAGCGGTGCTCCCATGACCCAGGACAATCCCATCTGGAGAAAGTGGTTCACCACCTATACCTGCATGGAAGACAGGGACTACACCCTTCAGGATTTTGAAAAAGGAATCATGTTCGGTCATAGCTGCACTCGCATATTCAGAAGTTCCATCCAAAAACGGCAAGCGGATCCGAATCGAAAGGAAATCAAAATGAGCCACACAAATGGTGACGTGGCCTTATCACTCCGCTGCTTTTGCACTGGAAAAGTTCGCTGTTGTTCATTAGTAGCTGCAGACCACAGAAAGTCCATATCCAATGACAGCTGGACATCCAAGACCTACAAAAAGAACATGACCCGTCGCGACATTCTCTCCCTTTTTGAACAGGAGGAATTCGCCAACAGCTATGGAATTTTTCCGGACTTTACAGACCAGCAATATCGTCATGTTCGTGCATCCTTCAAACTTTTCCTTCATACCAAGAGTTGGAAGGATTTTTCCATATTCATAGGCAATTTACGGATTATAAAGCACAAGTTTAAATTCCTTAAGAGACTTTTAAAGCTCGGTACGTAA
- a CDS encoding endonuclease/exonuclease/phosphatase family protein, which translates to MIRIIVILFALYPFMNSFSYGKELKYATWNIRWEDPKDVEKGDGWEKRKEPIANVIKHHDFDIIGLQEGSPYRLKQLMELLPDYEIILSDTMEYNPIVVRKGMFDVVDFGRFYLSKTPEKKSKSWDSKHARYCTWAKLRLDQDSLYVFNVHFDYHGKEAQAESALLMNKKILAMAGSAPFIFAGDLNFTADSKSYQNLGTCIRMNDARKIADSTKAPNGSYNYFNPNRHSEWTFDHILVSPLIKVFRHEILNETYSDGDKLRYPSDHSPVTVRFELLRDN; encoded by the coding sequence ATGATTCGAATTATCGTCATTCTTTTCGCCTTGTATCCCTTCATGAATTCCTTTTCCTACGGAAAGGAACTGAAGTACGCCACATGGAACATACGTTGGGAAGATCCCAAGGATGTTGAAAAAGGCGATGGCTGGGAAAAGCGGAAAGAGCCTATCGCCAACGTCATCAAGCATCATGACTTCGACATCATCGGCCTCCAGGAAGGAAGTCCCTACCGCCTAAAACAGCTGATGGAACTTTTGCCCGACTACGAAATCATCCTGTCCGACACAATGGAATACAACCCCATCGTTGTTCGCAAGGGAATGTTTGACGTCGTTGACTTCGGACGATTCTATCTTTCGAAGACTCCCGAAAAGAAAAGCAAAAGTTGGGATTCCAAGCATGCCCGATACTGCACCTGGGCAAAACTGAGACTTGACCAGGATTCACTCTACGTATTTAACGTCCATTTCGACTATCACGGCAAAGAAGCGCAGGCAGAAAGCGCCCTGCTGATGAACAAGAAGATTCTCGCCATGGCAGGAAGCGCTCCGTTCATTTTTGCCGGCGACCTAAACTTTACCGCGGATTCCAAGTCATACCAAAATTTGGGAACTTGCATCAGGATGAACGACGCCAGGAAAATTGCAGATTCCACAAAGGCTCCGAACGGCAGCTACAACTACTTTAATCCGAATCGTCACAGCGAATGGACCTTTGATCATATTTTAGTATCTCCGTTAATCAAGGTATTCCGTCATGAGATCCTCAACGAAACCTACAGCGACGGAGACAAACTTCGTTACCCGTCAGACCATTCACCCGTAACAGTTCGGTTCGAATTACTCCGCGATAATTAG
- a CDS encoding O-antigen ligase family protein, with translation MSFVVLLLFFGLIAYMFLTDTQGRFLVLVIGTVLFPTTALFIKNPSVSPQHIFLYAFFFIEFFKDRQNFNKSISTNLLLVPMGISILSYIFTAIYNSGIASKDMYYGIRDVIDGFGYIYAAFICGRKTNVYDFAKKLIPFALIICFFGIAEILLGDNIPYRLVNSAFPYYEGSQDLNSSLNFRDSWRLRSCFTTKHPTAFGTLLMSMFLFYVPYFKKVDPEQKKIIIVLALLALNMVLCGSRTAMICAVIGVGLYIFVKLGPFLKILIAGIAIFSSSVVFAIMLENFQTNTEHGGSSLDFRTSQLIFSVAAIYNSPILGNGNKYTSHVIFGEETRASDSSGNDLGGLESVVFSLLIDRGFLGLFSYYLFLIWMFVLLFRYREKLHQISGGFALIASGTLFLTLSGTIGNSSSFLFLFTGIQLGYISQHKQIAYENNTEVSDTEDDSGKIKNGADESSNKASVV, from the coding sequence ATGAGCTTTGTTGTTCTGCTACTCTTCTTCGGGCTTATAGCCTACATGTTCCTAACCGACACCCAAGGCAGATTTTTGGTGCTGGTTATTGGTACAGTACTTTTCCCGACAACAGCTCTTTTCATCAAGAATCCATCAGTTTCCCCCCAACATATTTTTCTATACGCTTTTTTCTTTATTGAATTTTTTAAAGATCGGCAAAATTTCAATAAAAGTATATCTACAAATCTGCTCCTTGTTCCGATGGGGATCAGCATTCTCAGTTACATATTCACGGCAATCTACAACTCCGGAATAGCCTCCAAGGATATGTACTACGGCATACGAGACGTCATCGATGGATTCGGCTATATTTATGCGGCTTTCATATGCGGTAGAAAAACGAATGTGTACGATTTCGCAAAGAAGCTGATTCCTTTTGCCTTGATCATTTGTTTTTTCGGCATTGCAGAAATTCTTCTGGGAGACAACATTCCCTATAGATTGGTCAACAGCGCATTCCCCTACTACGAAGGAAGCCAGGATTTAAATTCTTCCCTAAACTTTAGAGACAGTTGGAGACTCAGATCCTGCTTTACAACAAAGCATCCCACAGCCTTCGGAACACTGCTAATGAGCATGTTCCTGTTCTATGTGCCCTACTTTAAAAAAGTTGATCCTGAGCAAAAAAAGATCATCATCGTCTTGGCCCTACTCGCATTGAACATGGTCCTCTGTGGCTCGAGAACGGCTATGATTTGCGCGGTCATTGGCGTTGGTCTATACATATTTGTCAAGCTCGGCCCATTCCTAAAAATTCTAATCGCAGGAATTGCCATTTTTTCTTCGTCCGTAGTATTCGCTATCATGCTGGAGAATTTTCAGACAAATACAGAGCACGGCGGATCATCCCTAGACTTCAGAACCTCCCAGCTGATTTTCTCTGTAGCAGCAATTTACAACTCTCCAATTCTTGGAAACGGCAACAAGTATACATCCCATGTCATCTTCGGCGAAGAAACAAGAGCATCCGACAGCAGCGGCAACGACCTTGGCGGCTTGGAATCCGTGGTATTCTCGCTGCTTATAGATAGAGGATTCCTAGGATTATTTTCCTACTACCTTTTCCTGATATGGATGTTCGTTCTACTGTTCCGGTACAGGGAAAAACTGCATCAAATCAGCGGAGGGTTTGCCCTAATCGCAAGCGGAACGCTGTTCTTAACACTTTCAGGAACTATCGGAAACAGCTCCTCGTTCCTCTTCCTGTTTACGGGAATCCAGCTGGGGTACATTTCCCAGCACAAACAAATCGCCTACGAAAACAATACTGAAGTCAGCGACACAGAAGACGACTCCGGCAAAATCAAAAATGGAGCCGACGAATCAAGCAACAAAGCTAGTGTCGTTTGA
- a CDS encoding glycosyltransferase: MAPRVSIVIPVYNSAKYLRECLDSICNQSFKDWEIVAVDDGSPDESPAILDEYAARDSRIRVIHKPNGGVSAARNDGLAAAIGEYVLFVDSDDWLEADALRNMFEASESGKADVVITDHFVWKESFAGKTDVVEPVCNFFAQGFLTDSRDVIGRIQSTVLYRGYSPYPSATCGYMFSALWTKLIRRSILTDHEIRFNGLLKLYEDGLVALQVFQQAKVVAYRPVPTYHYRILNNSLCHINEDRLVSDSANILAEVKNFIDVSGAAHLQDAYLARALFLTKKMALRSFFCRGSKGSFLSRYKAFKDVLAAEPYCAAVASAGKLKLCGNERSYGKLVGRGLYFAVALMYELRSKIKRH; this comes from the coding sequence ATGGCTCCTAGAGTCAGTATTGTTATCCCTGTATATAATTCAGCAAAGTACTTGCGTGAATGTTTGGATAGCATTTGCAACCAGTCCTTTAAGGATTGGGAAATTGTTGCTGTCGACGATGGCAGTCCCGATGAGTCTCCGGCAATTCTGGATGAGTATGCTGCCAGAGATAGCCGAATTCGGGTGATCCACAAGCCCAACGGTGGTGTTTCTGCTGCCCGTAATGATGGACTGGCTGCGGCGATCGGCGAATATGTGCTGTTTGTGGATTCGGATGACTGGCTTGAAGCAGATGCTTTACGCAATATGTTTGAGGCCTCTGAAAGCGGCAAAGCCGATGTGGTTATAACAGATCACTTTGTATGGAAGGAATCCTTTGCGGGCAAGACTGATGTGGTTGAGCCTGTGTGCAATTTCTTTGCTCAAGGATTCCTAACGGATTCCCGCGACGTAATTGGCCGTATTCAGTCTACAGTTCTGTATCGCGGTTATTCGCCATACCCTTCCGCGACATGCGGCTACATGTTTTCTGCTTTGTGGACTAAGCTGATTCGTCGTTCGATCTTGACGGATCATGAAATTAGGTTCAATGGATTATTGAAACTGTATGAAGACGGCCTTGTTGCCCTTCAGGTTTTCCAACAGGCAAAGGTTGTTGCCTACAGGCCGGTACCTACATATCATTATCGCATTTTGAATAACTCCCTTTGCCATATTAACGAAGACAGGCTGGTAAGCGATAGTGCCAATATTCTTGCGGAAGTGAAGAACTTTATTGATGTTTCTGGCGCCGCTCACTTACAAGATGCTTATCTTGCTCGGGCTCTGTTCTTGACGAAAAAGATGGCCTTGCGCAGCTTTTTCTGCAGAGGATCAAAAGGATCTTTTCTAAGCCGCTATAAGGCCTTTAAGGATGTACTTGCTGCAGAACCGTATTGTGCCGCAGTAGCAAGTGCCGGCAAATTAAAGCTTTGTGGAAATGAAAGGAGCTACGGGAAGCTTGTCGGTCGAGGACTATACTTTGCCGTAGCTCTCATGTACGAACTGCGTTCTAAAATCAAACGACACTAG